From one Conexibacter woesei Iso977N genomic stretch:
- a CDS encoding FtsX-like permease family protein: MRRWARDLALGLRLAVTGGGTRLRSGLTAVGVAFGVALLLVAAGTPHIRHARDERSAARQWVRVAHGESLRLADTSTTFRSTGIQGLTVQPLRAGAPVPPGIPRLPGPGEMYVSPKVMALLDGPDGALLRARLDARVVGIIGKAGLLSPSEASYVRGSVSLPSPARDARVFEASGFGRPAGHEPLGPLFTLLVVVMIVALLVPVGVFVATAVRFGGEERDRRLAALRLAGADRATTARVAAGETLLGALGGLVVGGGLFFALRPVLQHVRVAGIAVYGSDIVPSVGLTLVVVVLVPAAAVIATLAALRGVAIEPLGVTRKVRPPRRRFLWRLLPTVAGLAVLAPFFGDAGKLTGDAGRNQATVGVLLMLVGLTVLLPWLVEAVVARAPDGSLPWQLAVRRLQLDGGTTGRVVGGIAVAVAGAIALQTVFAAAADQTERSTGIDTSRVNVMVDASPHVSPVALQRELLRTPGVRTAFVRLDTSGGVPQTHAMVLATREHDGIDRVRTLVAQRDPLASVIRLDDSIEPPQLSALRRILFAGAALVLAMIGASMLVAAIEQLRERRQVLAVLSAFGTRRRTLALSVLWQTAIPVTLGLTLALGTGLLLGTVLLKIIDAPIHIDWLATTALLASGALVVALVTLLSLPALVRLTRPEALRAE; encoded by the coding sequence ATGAGGCGCTGGGCGCGCGATCTGGCGCTGGGCCTGCGGCTCGCGGTGACCGGCGGCGGGACGCGGCTGCGCTCCGGGCTGACGGCGGTGGGCGTCGCGTTCGGCGTGGCGCTGCTGTTGGTGGCAGCCGGCACGCCGCACATCCGCCACGCGCGCGACGAGCGCTCCGCCGCGCGCCAGTGGGTGAGGGTCGCGCACGGCGAGTCGCTGCGGCTGGCCGACACGAGCACGACGTTCAGGTCGACCGGCATCCAGGGGCTGACCGTGCAGCCGCTGCGCGCCGGCGCGCCGGTCCCGCCCGGGATCCCGCGGCTGCCGGGGCCGGGCGAGATGTACGTGTCGCCCAAGGTGATGGCCTTGCTCGACGGCCCGGACGGGGCGCTGCTGCGCGCGCGGCTGGATGCGCGCGTTGTCGGGATCATTGGCAAAGCGGGACTGCTGAGCCCTTCGGAGGCGTCGTACGTCCGGGGTTCCGTCAGCCTGCCCTCCCCCGCGCGCGACGCGCGCGTCTTCGAGGCGTCCGGCTTCGGGCGTCCGGCCGGTCACGAGCCGCTGGGCCCGCTGTTCACGCTGTTGGTGGTGGTGATGATCGTGGCGCTGCTGGTCCCGGTCGGCGTGTTCGTGGCGACCGCGGTGCGCTTCGGCGGCGAGGAGCGCGACCGTCGGCTGGCGGCGCTGCGGCTGGCGGGCGCCGATCGCGCGACGACCGCGCGGGTCGCGGCGGGCGAGACGCTGCTCGGCGCGCTCGGAGGGTTGGTCGTGGGCGGCGGGCTGTTCTTCGCGCTGCGGCCGGTGCTGCAGCACGTGCGCGTCGCGGGGATCGCGGTCTACGGGAGCGACATCGTCCCGTCGGTCGGGTTGACGCTTGTTGTCGTCGTACTCGTTCCCGCCGCCGCGGTGATCGCGACGCTGGCCGCACTGCGCGGCGTGGCGATCGAGCCGCTCGGCGTGACGCGCAAGGTCCGGCCGCCGCGGCGCCGGTTCCTCTGGCGGCTGCTGCCGACCGTGGCCGGGCTGGCGGTGCTGGCGCCGTTCTTCGGGGACGCGGGCAAGCTCACCGGCGACGCGGGGCGCAACCAGGCGACCGTGGGCGTCCTGTTGATGTTGGTGGGGTTGACGGTCCTGCTGCCGTGGCTGGTCGAGGCGGTGGTGGCGCGCGCTCCGGACGGGTCGCTGCCGTGGCAGCTGGCGGTGCGGCGGCTGCAGCTCGACGGCGGGACGACCGGGCGCGTCGTCGGCGGGATCGCGGTGGCGGTGGCGGGCGCGATCGCGCTGCAGACCGTCTTCGCGGCGGCGGCCGACCAGACCGAGCGCTCGACCGGGATCGACACCTCCCGCGTCAACGTCATGGTCGACGCGTCGCCCCACGTGTCGCCCGTCGCTCTGCAGCGCGAGCTCCTGCGGACGCCGGGCGTGCGCACCGCGTTCGTGCGCCTCGACACCTCCGGCGGCGTCCCCCAGACCCACGCGATGGTGCTCGCGACGCGCGAGCACGACGGGATCGACCGCGTCCGGACGTTGGTGGCGCAGCGCGACCCCCTCGCCTCCGTGATCCGCCTCGACGACTCGATCGAGCCACCCCAGCTGTCCGCTCTGCGCCGGATCCTCTTCGCGGGCGCCGCGCTGGTGCTCGCGATGATCGGCGCCTCGATGCTGGTCGCGGCCATCGAGCAACTCCGCGAGCGCCGCCAGGTGCTCGCAGTGCTCTCCGCCTTCGGCACCCGCCGCCGCACCCTGGCGCTGTCGGTGCTCTGGCAGACCGCGATCCCCGTGACCCTCGGCCTGACGCTCGCGCTGGGCACCGGCCTCCTCCTGGGCACGGTCCTGCTGAAGATCATCGACGCCCCCATCCACATCGACTGGCTGGCGACCACAGCCCTCCTCGCCTCCGGCGCGCTGGTCGTCGCACTGGTGACGCTGCTGTCCCTCCCGGCGCTCGTCCGCCTGACGCGGCCGGAGGCGCTGCGGGCGGAGTAA
- a CDS encoding ABC transporter ATP-binding protein: MKRAAEYPEAAAPAIGTRDALLSCRDLRKQYGATTALDGASLDIAPGEVVAVMGSSGSGKSTLLHCAAGIIRPDVGDVQYDGQAIGTLGDARRSALRRSEFGLIFQFGRLVPELSCRENVALPLRLAGARSREAAARADEWLERLEVGDVAERTTGEVSGGQGQRVAVARALVTRPRVVFADEPTGALDTLNGERVMQLLTGAARETGAAVVLVTHEPRVAAYADREVVVRDGRTRRDAA; encoded by the coding sequence ATGAAGCGCGCCGCTGAGTACCCCGAGGCGGCGGCGCCGGCGATCGGCACGCGCGACGCGCTGCTCTCCTGCCGGGACCTGCGCAAGCAGTACGGCGCGACGACCGCGCTCGACGGGGCGTCGCTGGACATCGCTCCCGGCGAGGTCGTCGCGGTGATGGGCTCGTCGGGCTCGGGCAAGTCCACGTTGTTGCACTGCGCCGCCGGGATCATCCGGCCGGACGTGGGCGACGTGCAGTACGACGGGCAGGCGATCGGGACGCTGGGTGACGCGCGCCGCTCGGCGCTGCGGCGCAGCGAGTTCGGCCTGATCTTCCAGTTCGGGCGCCTGGTGCCCGAGCTGTCGTGCCGCGAGAACGTCGCGCTGCCGCTGCGGCTGGCGGGCGCCAGGAGCCGCGAGGCGGCCGCGCGGGCCGACGAGTGGCTGGAACGCCTGGAGGTCGGCGACGTCGCGGAGCGCACGACCGGCGAGGTCTCCGGCGGTCAGGGGCAGCGCGTCGCCGTGGCGCGGGCGCTGGTCACGCGGCCGCGGGTCGTGTTCGCCGACGAGCCGACCGGCGCGCTGGACACGCTCAACGGCGAGCGCGTCATGCAGCTGCTGACGGGCGCGGCGCGCGAGACGGGCGCGGCGGTCGTGCTCGTCACGCACGAGCCGCGGGTCGCGGCGTACGCCGACCGCGAGGTCGTGGTGCGCGACGGCCGGACGCGGCGGGACGCGGCATGA
- a CDS encoding PadR family transcriptional regulator has protein sequence MSIGKTLLGLLEAGPSHGYDLKREYDERFGQDRPVAYGQVYSTLSRLLKNGFVEVDGIEPGGGPERKRYAITEAGVADIEAWLAEPEKPDVYLQSALYAKVVLALRTGRSAQDVLDLQRTEHLKLMRSLTARKATGDLADQLICDHALFHLEADLRWLELTAARLDGLAGEVAA, from the coding sequence ATGTCCATCGGCAAGACGCTCCTGGGCCTGCTCGAGGCGGGTCCCTCCCACGGCTACGACCTCAAGCGCGAGTACGACGAGCGCTTCGGGCAGGACCGGCCGGTCGCCTACGGCCAGGTCTACTCGACGCTCTCGCGGCTGCTGAAGAACGGCTTCGTCGAGGTCGACGGGATCGAGCCGGGCGGCGGTCCGGAGCGCAAGCGCTACGCGATCACGGAGGCGGGCGTCGCCGACATCGAGGCCTGGCTGGCGGAGCCCGAGAAGCCGGACGTCTACCTGCAGAGCGCGTTGTACGCCAAAGTCGTGCTCGCGCTGCGCACGGGCCGCTCGGCGCAGGACGTGCTCGACCTGCAGCGCACCGAGCACCTCAAGCTGATGCGGTCGCTCACCGCGCGCAAGGCGACCGGCGACCTCGCCGACCAGCTGATCTGCGACCACGCGCTGTTCCACCTGGAGGCCGACCTGCGCTGGCTGGAGCTGACCGCCGCGCGCCTGGACGGGCTGGCCGGGGAGGTGGCGGCATGA
- a CDS encoding peroxiredoxin, whose protein sequence is MAKGPRVGDQAPDFELEGTDGRFHLSEHRGERVVLLFYPGDETPVCTKQFCSYRDRADDMSSLDAMVVGVSGQDVESHRDFIDHHGLTVPLLADPDKAVAKLYGVTRPVLGTQRATFIIDANGTVAWCKIHALGLDYVSVDELTEALAGVPAAPVV, encoded by the coding sequence ATGGCCAAGGGACCACGCGTCGGCGATCAGGCACCGGACTTCGAGCTGGAGGGCACCGACGGCCGGTTCCACCTCAGCGAGCACCGCGGCGAGCGCGTCGTGCTGCTGTTCTACCCGGGCGACGAGACGCCGGTCTGCACGAAGCAGTTCTGCTCCTACCGGGACCGGGCGGACGACATGTCCTCGTTGGACGCGATGGTCGTCGGGGTGTCCGGCCAGGACGTCGAGTCGCACCGCGACTTCATCGATCACCACGGCCTGACGGTGCCGCTGCTGGCGGACCCGGACAAGGCGGTCGCCAAGTTGTACGGGGTGACCCGCCCCGTGCTCGGCACCCAGCGCGCGACGTTCATCATCGACGCCAACGGCACGGTCGCGTGGTGCAAGATCCACGCGCTCGGGTTGGACTACGTGTCGGTCGACGAGCTCACCGAGGCGCTGGCCGGCGTGCCGGCCGCGCCGGTCGTGTAG
- a CDS encoding M20/M25/M40 family metallo-hydrolase — MDPWISESSVSIADRALAQIEALVGVSTPSGDVKGAQEAQAIVASLLPDGAQVEHLPCSSPDHAPDFCARITGTGTRRILLLGHLDTVVAHDAHRPLQPDPDNADVMYGSGTVDMKGGDVLALGVLTALARRPELHAEVALLLVVDEEWRVGPFTHVERFAHFDACLCFEAGELDPDRNDAIIVKRKAAGTVEVLAHGRSSHSGAAPDAGINALLALATAAQKIAAEHDPHGPDHLTAVPTVIRAGDAFNVVPGEGRLIADTRADSLDAFARVIDAVPEELPSGARLTTRLQREWPGMDSRATTADLLEQASTLLGRPVIGAQRGGASDASHFASAIPLTVDGLGPRGGAAHNPGEFVRVSSLKSRAEVALAVALAALHG; from the coding sequence GTGGACCCATGGATCTCCGAAAGTTCAGTCTCGATCGCCGACCGCGCGCTCGCCCAGATCGAAGCGCTGGTGGGCGTCTCGACCCCGTCGGGCGACGTCAAGGGCGCGCAGGAGGCGCAGGCGATCGTCGCCAGCCTCCTCCCGGACGGCGCGCAGGTGGAGCACCTGCCGTGCTCCAGTCCCGACCACGCGCCGGACTTCTGCGCGCGGATCACCGGGACCGGCACGCGCCGCATCCTCCTGCTCGGCCACCTCGACACCGTCGTCGCCCACGACGCGCACCGACCCCTACAACCTGATCCAGACAACGCCGACGTCATGTACGGGTCGGGCACCGTCGACATGAAGGGCGGCGACGTCCTCGCCCTCGGCGTCCTCACCGCGCTGGCCAGGCGCCCCGAGCTCCACGCCGAGGTCGCGCTCCTGCTCGTGGTCGACGAGGAGTGGCGCGTCGGCCCGTTCACCCACGTCGAGCGCTTCGCCCACTTCGACGCCTGCCTCTGCTTCGAGGCCGGCGAGCTGGACCCCGACCGCAACGACGCGATCATCGTCAAGCGCAAGGCGGCCGGCACGGTCGAGGTCCTGGCCCACGGCCGCAGCTCGCACTCCGGCGCCGCGCCCGACGCCGGGATCAACGCGCTGCTCGCGCTCGCCACCGCGGCGCAGAAGATCGCGGCCGAGCACGACCCCCACGGCCCGGACCATCTCACGGCCGTCCCGACCGTCATCCGCGCCGGCGACGCCTTCAACGTCGTCCCGGGCGAGGGGCGCCTGATCGCCGACACGCGCGCGGACAGCCTCGACGCCTTCGCGCGCGTCATCGACGCGGTCCCGGAGGAGCTCCCGAGCGGCGCCAGGCTCACCACCCGCCTGCAGCGCGAGTGGCCCGGGATGGACTCCCGCGCGACCACCGCGGACCTCCTCGAACAGGCGTCCACGCTGCTCGGGCGTCCGGTCATCGGCGCCCAGCGGGGCGGCGCGAGCGACGCCTCGCACTTCGCCTCGGCGATCCCCCTGACCGTCGACGGCCTCGGCCCCCGGGGCGGCGCGGCCCACAACCCCGGGGAGTTCGTCCGGGTCTCGAGCCTCAAGAGCCGGGCCGAGGTCGCCCTCGCGGTGGCCCTGGCGGCGCTTCACGGATAA
- a CDS encoding peptidoglycan-binding domain-containing protein encodes MSTAAPGTTAAPTTTATPSASTTSTSTASSTAVTATAAAARKLGTKPLRSGDHGARVKALQTLLSSAGFKTSTDGQYGRGTVTVVRKFQRAANLRASGVADAKTLTALKSATDGSASSNSSGGFDVRATGGSQHLGDRIPLKKGMSGHDVRILQDFLQRAGFDTSIDGEYGAGTVKSVKQFETDQQETVDGVIDANDIDLLRSLVAGDATTQATGSTTPNPAQTTPGAKATVGSDGLAVAPADAPDVVKQIIAAGNEIAKTPYHYGGGHGKWQDSGYDCSGSVSYALHGAGLLDRPLTSGDFASWDGAQSGPGQWVTIYGNAGHVYMVVAGLRFDTSGRSAAGTRWQTASRSSSGYTVVHPTGL; translated from the coding sequence ATGTCGACCGCCGCCCCCGGCACGACCGCCGCGCCGACGACCACGGCCACCCCGAGCGCGAGCACGACGAGTACGTCGACCGCCTCGTCGACCGCCGTCACCGCGACCGCCGCGGCGGCCCGCAAGCTCGGCACCAAGCCGCTGCGCTCCGGCGACCACGGCGCGCGCGTCAAGGCGCTGCAGACGCTGCTCAGCTCCGCCGGCTTCAAGACGTCGACCGACGGCCAGTACGGCCGCGGCACCGTCACCGTCGTCCGCAAGTTCCAGCGCGCGGCCAACCTCCGCGCCTCCGGCGTCGCCGACGCCAAGACGCTCACCGCGCTCAAGAGCGCGACGGACGGCTCGGCGAGCTCCAACTCCTCCGGCGGCTTCGACGTCCGCGCGACCGGCGGCTCTCAGCACCTCGGCGATCGCATCCCGCTCAAGAAGGGCATGAGCGGCCACGACGTCCGGATCCTCCAGGACTTCCTCCAGCGCGCCGGCTTCGACACGTCGATCGACGGCGAGTACGGCGCCGGGACCGTCAAGTCGGTCAAGCAGTTCGAGACCGACCAGCAGGAGACGGTCGACGGCGTCATCGACGCCAACGACATCGACCTGCTGCGCTCGCTGGTCGCGGGCGACGCGACGACGCAGGCGACCGGCTCGACCACGCCGAACCCCGCGCAGACCACGCCGGGCGCCAAGGCGACCGTCGGCTCCGACGGCCTCGCGGTCGCGCCCGCCGACGCGCCGGACGTCGTCAAGCAGATCATCGCCGCGGGCAACGAGATCGCCAAGACGCCGTACCACTACGGCGGCGGCCACGGCAAGTGGCAGGACAGCGGCTACGACTGCTCCGGCTCGGTCTCCTACGCGCTGCACGGCGCGGGCCTGCTCGACAGGCCGCTGACCTCGGGCGACTTCGCGTCCTGGGACGGCGCGCAGAGCGGCCCGGGCCAGTGGGTGACGATCTACGGCAACGCCGGCCACGTGTACATGGTCGTCGCGGGCCTGCGCTTCGACACGTCCGGCCGTTCCGCCGCCGGAACGCGCTGGCAGACGGCGTCGCGCTCGTCGTCGGGGTACACGGTCGTGCACCCGACCGGGCTCTAG
- a CDS encoding TIGR00730 family Rossman fold protein, with protein sequence MSPTADPARPHPPSTPDEELLGTKRRSVIATRTEQQRIERIDRDLEAGFEALRDLGPAVTFFGSARVDPDHQYYGLGRETARRVGQEGFAIITGGGPGLMEAANRGARDAGVTSVGLNIQLPFEQAPNPYQDIALTCAFFFTRKMMFVRYATAFVVLPGGFGTLDELFEALVLEQTGKIRDFPIVLVGESYWGGLLDWIRERLLDEGMIAERDARLLMVTDDPEEVARAVCRARDVQEA encoded by the coding sequence GTGAGCCCCACTGCCGATCCCGCCCGTCCGCACCCGCCCTCGACACCGGACGAGGAGCTGCTCGGCACCAAACGCCGTTCGGTGATCGCGACCCGCACCGAGCAGCAGCGGATCGAGCGGATCGACCGCGACCTGGAGGCCGGCTTCGAGGCGCTGCGCGACCTCGGCCCGGCCGTGACGTTCTTCGGCTCGGCGCGCGTCGACCCCGACCACCAGTACTACGGGCTGGGGCGCGAGACCGCGCGGCGCGTGGGCCAGGAGGGGTTCGCGATCATCACCGGCGGCGGGCCGGGGCTGATGGAGGCCGCCAACCGCGGCGCGCGCGACGCGGGGGTGACGAGCGTCGGCCTGAACATCCAGCTGCCGTTCGAGCAGGCGCCGAACCCGTACCAGGACATCGCGCTGACCTGCGCGTTCTTCTTCACGCGCAAGATGATGTTCGTGCGCTACGCCACGGCGTTCGTGGTCCTGCCGGGCGGGTTCGGGACGCTGGACGAGCTGTTCGAGGCGCTCGTGCTGGAGCAGACCGGAAAGATCCGCGACTTCCCGATCGTGCTCGTCGGCGAGTCCTACTGGGGCGGGCTCCTGGACTGGATCCGCGAGCGGCTGCTGGACGAGGGCATGATCGCCGAGCGCGACGCCAGGCTGCTGATGGTCACCGACGACCCGGAGGAAGTGGCGCGCGCGGTCTGCCGCGCGCGCGACGTGCAGGAGGCGTAG
- a CDS encoding calcium-binding protein, producing MANGGEMRCVLLAAALLCALPASASARVALLAGGGSDVTILDVGSGSVLRRVVLPGPSTAVAIARDGRVGWAAGGGQVLALDLRAPSVIAPAVAPAPGGGLAATTTLPPEPLALASATVGPRALGAPVVALAVSPGGGTLYAAAGTKMYALDARTLAPVGSAELHGTALDLAVAPGGTQGAATLRGGRVAVLDLDGPRLLRRVRVKGASGVAFAGGRAWISTTRGRLRTLPRGARKATKGIKVPKALSGRIAVAPDGLHLAVGPGVGGAKGAIVDLAPQAVHVFRTAAGPAAPAYAPDGQRAYLAGGAAVSLVSAFGHARTGMLPLAATSMAVQPGLALALGTDGPDTVIGTRSQDLLEGLGGDDRLDGGRENDILHGGDGNDVLDGGPYDDRLDGGAGDDRLNGSSGNDAIDGGDGADTATGGTGNDRIHGGAGDDRLDGGAGDDRIYGEEGNDLIDGGAFGNDARLIGGPGDDTVHGGRGSDHIIEGNQGNDKLYGESGTEHILGGDGDDLIDGGSARDLLEGNNGSDTIAGSDGDDLVEGGAGADLLDGGDGADEMYGDGGADTITGGPGADVIEAGDGDDTIRVADDSGDSVDCGDGNDTVYVENTAPTRDRLVGCESVVPIPPEQATTTTTTSLIRGTTGNDVLHGTPGPDSLFGKQGKDKLFGGGGDDYVDGEWGDDELHGGPGDDTIAGRSGDDNIWGDAGDDQITGDRGADHISGGAGNDTLFGNLGPDTISGGSGDDRINTVRGETDTIHCGSGHDTVPADPTDHIASDCEDIRR from the coding sequence GTGGCGAACGGGGGAGAGATGCGCTGCGTTCTTCTCGCCGCTGCCTTGCTGTGCGCCCTGCCGGCGAGCGCGAGCGCACGTGTCGCGCTGCTCGCCGGTGGCGGGAGCGACGTCACGATCCTGGATGTCGGCTCGGGGTCGGTGCTGCGGAGGGTGGTGCTTCCCGGACCGTCGACCGCGGTGGCGATCGCGCGCGACGGGCGCGTGGGCTGGGCGGCGGGCGGTGGGCAGGTGCTGGCGCTCGACCTCCGGGCGCCGTCGGTGATCGCGCCGGCCGTGGCGCCCGCGCCGGGCGGCGGGCTGGCGGCGACGACGACGCTGCCGCCGGAGCCGCTCGCGCTTGCGTCCGCGACCGTCGGCCCGAGGGCGCTGGGCGCGCCGGTCGTGGCGCTGGCGGTCTCGCCGGGCGGCGGGACGCTCTACGCCGCGGCAGGGACCAAGATGTACGCCTTGGATGCCCGGACGCTCGCTCCGGTCGGCAGCGCCGAGCTGCACGGCACCGCGCTGGACCTCGCGGTCGCGCCGGGCGGGACGCAGGGCGCCGCGACGCTGCGCGGCGGGCGCGTCGCGGTCCTCGACCTGGACGGCCCGCGGCTGCTGCGGCGCGTGAGGGTCAAGGGTGCGAGCGGCGTCGCGTTCGCGGGTGGGCGGGCGTGGATCTCGACGACGCGCGGGCGGCTCCGGACGCTTCCGCGCGGGGCGAGGAAGGCGACCAAGGGCATCAAGGTGCCCAAGGCGCTGTCGGGCCGGATCGCGGTCGCGCCGGATGGCCTACATCTTGCTGTCGGTCCGGGCGTCGGTGGTGCGAAGGGCGCGATCGTCGACCTGGCGCCGCAGGCGGTGCACGTGTTCCGGACCGCGGCCGGCCCGGCCGCGCCGGCCTACGCGCCCGACGGGCAGCGCGCGTACCTGGCGGGCGGCGCGGCGGTCTCGCTGGTCTCGGCGTTCGGCCACGCGCGGACCGGGATGCTCCCGCTGGCGGCGACGTCGATGGCGGTCCAGCCGGGGCTCGCGCTCGCGCTCGGCACCGACGGCCCGGACACGGTGATCGGGACGCGCTCCCAGGACCTTCTTGAAGGCCTTGGTGGCGACGATCGCCTCGACGGCGGGCGCGAGAACGACATCCTGCACGGCGGCGACGGCAACGACGTCCTCGACGGCGGGCCCTACGACGACCGGCTCGACGGCGGCGCGGGCGACGACAGGTTGAACGGGTCGTCCGGGAACGACGCGATCGACGGCGGCGACGGGGCCGACACCGCGACGGGCGGGACCGGCAACGACCGCATCCACGGCGGCGCCGGAGACGATCGGTTGGATGGCGGCGCGGGCGACGACCGCATCTACGGCGAGGAGGGCAACGACCTCATCGACGGCGGCGCGTTCGGCAACGATGCGCGGCTGATCGGCGGGCCTGGCGACGACACGGTCCACGGCGGGCGCGGCAGCGACCACATCATCGAGGGCAACCAGGGCAACGACAAGCTCTACGGCGAGTCGGGGACCGAGCACATCCTCGGCGGCGACGGCGACGACCTGATCGACGGCGGGTCCGCGCGCGACCTGCTGGAGGGCAACAACGGGTCGGACACGATCGCGGGGTCCGACGGCGACGACCTCGTCGAGGGCGGTGCGGGTGCGGACCTGCTCGACGGCGGTGACGGCGCCGACGAGATGTACGGCGACGGCGGGGCGGACACGATCACCGGCGGGCCGGGCGCCGACGTGATCGAGGCCGGCGATGGCGACGACACGATCCGGGTGGCCGACGACAGCGGTGACTCCGTGGATTGCGGCGACGGCAACGACACCGTGTACGTGGAGAACACCGCGCCCACGCGCGATCGGTTGGTCGGCTGCGAGTCGGTCGTCCCGATCCCGCCCGAGCAGGCAACGACGACAACAACGACGTCGCTGATCAGAGGCACCACCGGCAACGACGTGCTGCACGGGACGCCGGGCCCGGACTCGCTGTTCGGCAAGCAGGGCAAGGACAAGCTCTTCGGTGGCGGGGGCGACGACTACGTCGACGGTGAGTGGGGCGACGACGAGCTGCATGGTGGTCCCGGCGACGACACGATCGCCGGCCGCTCCGGCGACGACAACATCTGGGGCGACGCCGGCGACGACCAGATCACCGGCGACCGCGGCGCCGACCACATCTCCGGCGGCGCCGGCAACGACACCCTCTTCGGCAACCTCGGCCCGGACACCATCTCCGGCGGCTCCGGCGACGACCGCATCAACACCGTCCGCGGCGAGACCGACACCATCCACTGCGGCTCCGGCCACGACACCGTCCCAGCCGACCCCACCGACCACATCGCCTCCGACTGCGAAGACATCCGCCGCTAA
- a CDS encoding helix-turn-helix domain-containing protein gives MRSYGKPISPTQISRITGGTLGSVAYHVRTLSSAGVIELADEGRVRGAVEHLYLLVPERDDAPLVDQVGNLLSICGALTVPASDGGYPVPVSLDEAARRDLRAIIDRVGPEVRQIAHQSTERAGS, from the coding sequence ATGCGCAGCTACGGCAAGCCGATCAGCCCGACGCAGATCAGCCGGATCACCGGCGGGACGCTGGGGTCGGTGGCGTACCACGTCCGGACGTTGTCGTCGGCCGGCGTGATCGAGCTGGCGGACGAAGGCCGCGTCCGCGGCGCCGTCGAGCACCTCTACCTCCTGGTCCCCGAGCGCGACGACGCACCGCTGGTCGACCAGGTCGGGAACCTCCTGAGCATCTGCGGCGCCCTGACCGTGCCGGCGTCCGACGGCGGCTACCCCGTCCCGGTATCCCTCGACGAGGCGGCACGCCGCGACCTCCGAGCGATCATCGACCGTGTCGGCCCAGAGGTCCGCCAGATCGCGCACCAGTCGACGGAGCGGGCGGGCAGCTGA
- a CDS encoding DUF2600 family protein: MSHRDPAPLTTRQAVALGRGAGRELAYGLRAVKAELRAWSARAGAIPDAALRALVLQGMEEGRALVDGAALFWTVPQRRSDDLLRALVALQTLLNVLDIVLESDGRRLGGPRPWMWLAEHALDAHGPPFPGDIINNELGDDGGYFEALIATCRDACRALPSYPAACDTLLRETRRAVSFEIEHEPDPVRRSALMRHWAGSHFADQAGLASWELAGGASSLLSAMAVLAMASDPGIDAERMARAADAYTWVASTGALLDSYSDIEADKNSGAHNWFGYYGSAGQAAGRTATLLTGAIERVRALPVGERHVVIVGGMAALFLSGDAARRPERRATTAALVRSGGTLTRVLVPFLRAWRIAYGQRAG, from the coding sequence ATGAGCCATCGCGATCCGGCACCGCTCACCACACGACAGGCCGTCGCGCTCGGCAGGGGCGCCGGGCGCGAGCTGGCCTACGGGCTGCGTGCCGTCAAGGCTGAGCTCCGGGCCTGGAGCGCACGCGCCGGCGCGATCCCTGACGCCGCGCTGCGCGCGCTCGTCCTGCAGGGGATGGAGGAGGGACGGGCGCTGGTCGACGGCGCCGCGCTGTTCTGGACCGTGCCCCAGCGCCGGAGCGACGACCTGCTGCGCGCGCTCGTCGCGCTCCAGACGCTCCTCAACGTCCTGGACATCGTCTTGGAGAGCGACGGGCGCCGCCTAGGCGGGCCGCGGCCTTGGATGTGGCTCGCCGAGCACGCGCTCGACGCGCACGGCCCGCCGTTTCCCGGCGACATCATCAACAACGAGCTCGGCGACGACGGTGGCTACTTCGAGGCCTTGATCGCCACGTGCCGGGACGCCTGTCGCGCGCTTCCGAGCTATCCCGCCGCATGCGACACCCTCCTGCGCGAGACGCGACGCGCGGTGAGCTTCGAGATCGAGCACGAGCCCGATCCGGTGCGCCGCTCGGCGCTGATGCGGCACTGGGCGGGCTCGCACTTCGCCGACCAGGCCGGGCTCGCGTCGTGGGAGCTTGCCGGTGGTGCGAGCTCGCTGCTGTCGGCGATGGCGGTGCTCGCGATGGCGTCCGATCCCGGAATCGACGCGGAGCGGATGGCCCGTGCTGCAGATGCGTACACCTGGGTCGCGAGCACCGGTGCGCTCCTGGACAGCTACTCCGACATCGAGGCGGACAAGAACAGTGGCGCGCACAACTGGTTCGGCTATTACGGCTCCGCCGGCCAGGCGGCCGGGCGCACCGCGACGCTGCTGACCGGCGCGATCGAGCGCGTGCGCGCCTTGCCGGTGGGCGAGCGCCACGTGGTGATCGTCGGCGGCATGGCGGCGCTGTTCCTCTCCGGCGACGCGGCGCGCCGGCCCGAGCGGCGGGCGACGACCGCGGCGCTGGTCCGGAGCGGGGGAACGTTGACGCGCGTCCTGGTGCCGTTCCTCCGCGCTTGGCGGATCGCATACGGGCAACGGGCCGGCTAG